TCATTGGTATCTTCAAGCTTTTGAAGGCCATTCTCGTGCTGGCGCTGGCGTTTGGTGCTCTTTCGTTAGTCCATCGAGATGTGCAAGAGGTGCTGGCGCATCGATTCGAGCAACTTGGCGTCGATCCGGGCAATCGTTACATTCACCATTTGCTCGTGCAAGCGGGATTGGCAAGTCCGGGGCGGATCAAGGTCTTCACTGCTGGCTTCTTTTTCTATGGTGCAATATTCGCTATAGAAGGCGTTGGGTTGCTCCTGGCAAAACGATGGGCGGAATATTTCACCGCGATCGTTACCGGCTCATTCCTTCCCTGGGAGATTTATTCGATCTCTCGCCATCCAGACAACTTGAAAGCTATTGTGATCGCCCTGAATATCGCAACAGTGATCTATTTGATTGTGCGAATCAGAAAGCCGCTGAAGCATGAGTGATCGTGGCATGTACCTTGCCCGGTAATATACAGGATTATACTATACCAATCAAAGTATTATGGAAAAATTATCGGAGGCTCATTATGACAAGAACAAGAAAGAAAAAATCAGATTCACTCACACGCAGTAGTGGAATGTCAAGTAACGGTTCAGGACTTCGTTCGTCATCCAGCTCGCGGTCCAGAACATCGCGAGGCCGGAGTGGACGTTCATTGCGTCGAAGCAGATCACGTAGCTCCAGCCGAAGCCGCTCCAGTATGGGTAGCTCCAGCAGGAGCAAACGGTATTCGACGATACTCGGAATGCCACCATGGCTTGCGATTTCACTCGGATGTGTCGGTGTCGGCACGCTCCTCTATGGAGTAATGCAGTTCGATGCCGTCAGCGATTTCATGGACCCCGTCATCCATGATGTCGGCGAATTCTTTGGGCTGAGTGAAGACGGTATTGACACAGAAAACATCACGCATGACCGCTTCTATCGCGGAATTGGTGTATAAGCTGCGGCAATTGACTCAAGACAATCAATAGAATATGGCGCCACTTCGAGTTCGGAGTGGCGCCTCTATGATATTCGGAATTCAGGGCCGGATTAGAATGGCAGATCGTCAGCAGGAGCCGAGGCCGGCTCATAGTCTGGCTCCGGCGCGGAGTTGCTGGCTGCGGGTGCGCGATAGTTAGACGTGGCGGGCGTGCTCATCGCCGCATTCGGTCCACCCTGACCACCGAGAAGAATCAAATCGTTGGCGATGATCTCGGTAAAGTACTTCGTTTGGCCGTCCTGCTCGTATTTGCGAGTTGAAATCTTTCCTTCGACATAGACCTGCTTGCCCTTTTTCACATATTGATTGCAGGTTTCCGCGAGCTTATCGAACGCGACGATATTATGCCACTCGGTGTGATCGACCCATTCGCCACTGGCCTTGTCTTTGCGCCGATCGTTGGTTGCAAGACTGAACTTTGCGATGGCCATCCCGGCACCGGAGTATGCGATCTCGGTATCTTTGCCAGCATGGCCCATGAGCATGACTTTATTGAGACTTCTGCCTGCCATAGTAATCTTCCTTCTTCTTTAAATAATGCGGTTGGTGCCCGTCAACGGGTTTCTAAATATACGGAGGAACTCGCGGACGTCGAAAAATTCTAACCGTTTCGAGCGGAGTAAAGTTGTACGCTATTGCTTGATGATGATCCGCGTTAGACTTGTACCCTGACCACTGACTTCTATCGCCAGCAACCCGGAGGGAATATGTGAGAGATCGATTTCATCGCCGTTCGCAACTGATGTACGGAGCACAACGCGACCAAGCATGTCACTCGCGCGAATCGAGAGGGGCAAGCCAGCCGGGAGGTCGCGCAACTCGACGCGCACGCGTTGCGTGGCCGGGCTTGGCCACACTTCAATACCACTTCCGGTCCGGCTGCCTGGTTTGACGTCCAGCGTTCCATTCCATCTACCGATTGTCAGTTGCAGGTTTTTTCTTGCATCGGCAGCGTTCACGCCGAGTGCCATGCCGTAGACGATCGAAGTCTCGCCGCCCGTAAAATCAAGATTCGCTCCGAGCAGAACGGCAACATCACCTTGGCCGGCGCGCACGTTATTCTGCTGAAAGAGATCCCATTTCAGGGCTTGCGAAAATACACCACTGACTGATCGGCCCGTATCGTATGAGTTGTTCAAAGCATAGTGCCGAATCGGCGAGCCGATTGGGAAGACCTCCGCAATCTTCATTGCCACGGTCGCATATCCAGGTTCGTTGCGCTGTGTGTAGAAGATACTATCTCGCGCATCGAACCAGGTCGAATCGCGCAGGCCGAACTCGCCGATGTCCCAATCCATATAAATACCGGCGTCGAGATGCGTGAAGCTGGAAGGGATATCCGTTCGTGCCATGCTATAGGCCAGGATTACTCCATTCGCTGCCGCACCCGGCTCGGCATAGCATTCTTCGTTGACCCGCACGCCAACCCGCTGGGAAGCATCTGCGATACTGTCCGAGAAACTTCCAAAGACAAAGTCGCCGGTATCTTTCGTCTGTTGCGAGAGTGGTTGAATCGGTGTGAACGTGGCGCCGTCGCCGCCGGAATTAAATCCGCCGATTGCATCGACGACATGGGAGCTGTCCGAAGCAATGATAAGTCCACCGCCCAAGAGAACATCGCGGCCATCGACCCGAATCTGACTCGGCGCGTTCATCCATCGGAAGCCATCGCCATGCTGATCGAGCGTGGCATCCCGAAATCCGATGGCACCGTTATCCGTGATCGTTACTGCGAGATTGTTGTGAACAGTCGCATACCCCGGATTCGCATGGACGACAAAGTAATCATAATCGCCGGTGTAGCCTACCGAGGAATCGCTCAGCCACAGGCGGACAAGAAGATCCGTTTGTGGCGGAGTTGTGCTATCGGCAGTGATGCTGATCGTCACTATTGAGGAATCCATCGGACCCATCGAGCTCATCGGTCCGATCGTTTGCTTATCGAGAGCAAAGTGCCCTCCGTTCGGAAGCGGATTGCCCTGAACATCCAGGAGTTGGAGCGTCACATTCGCATCGGGCAACGAGTCGAGATAATTTTTGAGTACCAGACGGTATTGCGCGGACTCACCGGAGACAATCCATTGCCGGATCGTGTCCAACTTTTGCGCGCGTTCGAGCCGGAGCGAGTATGCATGGGCATCGCTCAGCGCCCGATAGACATTCATCATTCCGCGGCCATTAAAACCCGGATGTGGATCCAGCAGGATGGGATCGCACGTCGCGCGCAATCGCTCCATCGCCCAACGGTTCGTAGCATTCGGCCAGTGTTGGCGAATCAGCGCCAGTGCCCCCGCAGCTTGCGGAGCCGACATGCTGGTGCCGCACATTTCGCCATATCCGCTGGCATCGGTATCGGAAGAGCTCCCACAGAGATCCAACGGACAGCGCGCGGCCAAATCGGGATAGAGCGTGCTCAGAATTGAATCCCCCGGCGCGCCGACAGCGACATGTGTGCTCGAGTTTGCGTAGTTCTTGACGCTGCCATCCGAAGCCAGCGCCGTGACGGCAAAGGCATGGTCGAACGAAGAAGGATAATTCTCGGCGAGCGTCCCATTGTTGCCGGCCGAACAGACGACGCAGGCATTTTTGAAGTAGGCATAATCGATCACGTCCTGATCGGCTTGCGACCGGCCTGACGAACCCCAACTGCAACTAATGACTTTGGCACCGTGGTCCACCGCATAGAGAATTCCCTGAAAGCCACTGTTGATCTCGTCCTGACAGGGGAAATTACTCTCCGCTTTGATGACCATGAGCCTCGCGCCGAACGCCTCGCCGGCAATGCCGATGTTGTTGTTTCCGACCGCGGCCAGGATTCCGGCGACGATATGCGCGTGGTCCGATTCCGACGTCGGATGGTTGCTTGACGAGCTGCCGAAGAATCCGCTGAAATCCCAGCCTTGCCAGTCATCGACAAATCCATCAGAATCATCATCGATGCCATTGGAGCTTTTGTCATTGCCCTGAGCGTCGGTCCCCATCTCACCGGAGTTGTGCCAGATGGCCGCAGCCAGGTCTTCATGATCGAGCGAAACTCCGCCGTCGATCGATGCAACGACCATCGTCGAATCACATTGCTGAATGCCCCAGGCCGCAAGCGTATGAGTGACTTTTAGATAGTACTGCGAGTCGAGCAATGGATCGTTTGTCAGCGCATTGTGCTTCCGGACAAAGACCGGCTCGGACAGTTCGATCAGCGACGATTTGTGCGCATAAAGGATCACGCGTTCTGGAGAAATGTCATTGGAGAACTCCAGCGTGAACCAGCGGGAAAGTTTGTCCTCCGCAATCGCCAGATCGTTGAGGGGATTGGCGCGAACGGAAGCATCGCTCCCATGAAATAACCCCGGATTCAGCCGTTCGCGAATATCCTCAAAGACGGCACTGTGCTGCGCGGCAAATGGCGCGAACCGCGTGATGTGAATAGTCGGAGGAAGTCCCAGAAGCGATCCGATAGAATCGGACTCATGAAGAATGATTTGTTGGATATCGTGCTCTCGCACGCGGTGCATCGCAAACGCAGCACGAAGTGGTGCAATCGCCTGCGGCCGAACGAGGACTCGGATCAAGTGGGGGACTTCGCCCGTAGGCTGCGCGTTCACTGTGCCGGCGCTCGCAAGGACGATTAGAAGAATCGAAAGGGTGTTCCTCATCGCAGGGGGCAACTCTTGATAAAGCCTAATGACTCCCTGAAACCAGTACGATGCCATCCGTAGTATATCTCTAGAATCCATGAAATCCATGCTATATTTCGCAGCCGGCTTATTGTTATTTGGAGCCCTCTCTGCGAGGGCTCAGGAAAGCGCTATCGCGTTGGCCCAGCGTGCGGAAGCATCAGTGCTCCGCTCGCCGGGTGTTTCGATGACAGTCCGTGTGCCTCAGCAGGGCTCGATCTCCGTCAAGATCGATTTTCATGCAAAGCGCATTCGCATTGAGAGTCCGAGCAACCTGATCATCTCGGATGGTTCGACACTTTGGAATCTCAGCAAATCCACCAACCGGCTGACAATCGATAACGTCGCAAAAACCGGTTCGCCGTTCGCCGATCCGGCGATGGTGTTTCAGTTCGCCGAGCATTACGCCGCCCAAGTGTCTCATCGCGCCGGCCAAACATATACTCTGGATCTCACACCGGACGGCCATCTCTCCGCGCTGCTGAATGCCGCGAGTGGCTCGGCTCCCGGCGGTGCGCAAAAGCTCCAACTCACGCTGAGGACGAACGGCAAATCGATTAAGATTGTGAAAGCGCAAGTCATGAGTTCGCGCGGAGTGCAGCAAACCAGTTCGCTCACCATCAAGCCGATCAACAAGATTCGGAGTGACGATTTCTTGTTCAAGCAAAATGCATCGATGAAGGTGATCGATCTTCGGGAGTAATTGAGCGAACGCGCTGAACGCGGAGAGGAAAGTCGATCGCTGCTGGTTAGCAACTCGTTATTCGTTACCCATTACTCATCCACTCTTATGCGCTTCGATTATCATATCTTTATCTGCGAGAATGTCCGTGGCGAGGATGATCCCAAAGGGTGCTGCGCCCAAAAAGGCTCGCCGCTCATCCGGGCCGCGCTCAAGGACGAGATCAAGCGCCGAGGACTTCGCGGAAAAGTCCGCGCGAATCAATCGGGCTGTCTGGATGCCTGCGAGTTCGGACCATCGATGGTCGTCTATCCCGAAGGCATCTGGTATGGTGGCGTCAAACCGGAAGATGTCCCGGAGATTATCGAGCAACACATTATCGGCGGCAAACCGGTTGAACGGCTAAGAATTGCGAAATATCGCGAATTTGAGCATGAATAGGTTGCCCTGAGAATGATCTTATCGTTTTCTTGACAACGTCCTGAGACTTTAGTATTTTTGTCCCAATAGGTTTACTCCGATTCAGGACTGCGTGGGTGTATTGTCCCCCCGACATCATACTGTGTGGTTCCTCCCTCGAAGCAGATTGCAGTTTCAATTCTACAATTTAAGTACCGCTATGAATTCTTGGAATAAACTCCGGGCAGCGTTAGGCCTGCTGGTCGTCCTTGCATTGTCAGGTTCGGCCTTCGCCCAGGCTGGGCGAGTTACGCGTTACACAACGACGACATTCAGTGGGAGCTATTCGTCGATCAACGGTGGCAGCAGCTTCGGCTCAGGCGATGACAACTCCTATTTGTGTCCACAGACCTTGCCATTCGCTTTCAATTATGATAGTGCCAGCTACTCTGCCGGTCAGTCGATTTACGTCAATACCAATGGTGGTATGTCATTTGGGAATTCGCAAAGTGGATGCTGCTCCGATTATGTTGGCAATAGTACCTACCAGAAGTTCATCATGCCTGATGACTTCGATGGTTACATTTTTGGGGGACTCTATTATGCAGTGACGGGCACCGCGCCGAACCGCGTATTTACGATTGAGTGGTACAACTTTTCGCCCTGCTGTTCGAACACGAACCACATGAACATGCAGGTCAAACTGTATGAGACGTCGAACGTCATCGAGATGCTATACTCCAGTCACAGCTATGCGATGGGCGGCGGCTCGATGGGAACGGGCTTGAACGGCTCCTCAACCCCATCCTTTGTCTATAATCGCTACGGCTCGTCTTCGACCTCAAGCCAGTCGACTGATCTTCGATGGACCCCACCGTTCAATGTTCCTCCCGCGGAGCTCTCATTGAGCCCGAAGGCGCTTAACTATGGCGGAGTGACCTCGGGATCATCACTGACTCTCTATGACACGGCGTACAGCCTGGGTCCAAATCCTCTGACATTGACGAGTTGGAATATCACCGGCTCGACGAATTTTACCGTTGTCAGCGGCCCGGCTCCCGGTGCCTCGGTCCCGGCCGGACAGTACGCTGTTTTCGGCATTCAATTTTCACCGACTGCTTCCGGTACTCTCACGGGAATGTTCAATTTGGTAACGACCGGCAGGGATTCTGGTACGCAGACGTGTGCTCTGAACGGCATCGGAGCGGCGGCGGGTGTGCAATACACGTTCCCAACGACGGTCTATCCAACGAATACTCTGTTCCATCATGTGGCCCGCGGCTTTGGAGCAGTGGCAACGCAGTATATCACCGTTCAAAGTACTGGCATCGCCGCTTTGAACTTCAGCTCGATCTACTTCACCGGCCTGCAGGCTAATATGTATCATATCGTACACGTCCCCCCGAATCCTCTGGGGTCGGGGCTGACCGATTCGATTGGAGTTCAATTCCAGCCCTATCTGGAGGGCCGGCCGGATGCGCAACTTATCATCAATACCAACGCGATCAACATTCCATCGGATACGGTCACGCTCTGGGGTGTCGGTGTGCTTCCGCATCTCGTCATAACTCCGGAGAAGGGCCTGGCGACTGTCAATGGCGCAGGTACCTTACTATTCGATTCGGTCGCAATCGGCGATTCGATCTGCAAATCCTTGACGCTGCAAAATATTGGCTCGGATACACTTCGAATCACCAATCAGGTTGTCACCTATGGCGATTATGATTTCACGTTCTATCCTCTGACCGGATCCGATTTGATCCTTCCACCGGACGCGTCGAAGATCGTAAATGTTTGCTTCAAACCAATTAAGCAGGGTGCACGCTTCGCTTCGGTCCGGTTCTATACGGACATTGCGCGGACGTACCCCGACAATCGGGACACGAGCCAGTTCCTGATCAGCGTATCCGGTACCGGTGTACCCTACGGCATTCTTTCCTTGGGCGGTACGGTACTGGATTCCGTTCTGATCGATAGCACGAAGTGTACCTCCGCGACGATCAAGAACATGGGATTGTCTTCGATGACCGTGACGACGGCGACGATCAGTGGTTCAAATAACTTTACAGTAAGCACGACTCCTCCACTGCCGATCACCCTCGGAGCGGGTCAATCGCAGCTCATTGATATTTGCTACACCCCGACGGCCCGCGGCCCGGAAGCAGCAACGCTCGTACTGACCGGCACGACATCCGGTCGTCCGCTCACGCAGTCACTGCCGCTCGAAGGCGTCGGCCTTGCAGCATGTTTGGATGCAGCGCCATCGCCGCTCGCTTTCGGCTCCGCCGCATACTCCGGAATGACGCTTGCCAATACTGAGAACGATACGTGCATTACGGTCACGAACTGTGGTGATGTGTCGGAGACTTTCTCGGCCGCACTCAGCCCGGATGCGAGCAGTGCATACTCATTGATCGCACCGTTCATCGTTGGTCCGATTGCTCCTGGCGGAACAGGCACGCTGTGCGTCGCCTTCAAGCCGGACACAATCGGCATCATGCCAGGCTCGGTGATCGTCAGTGCAAGCGAGAAGTCGGCAACGGCCAAGACGCTTCCACTCGCCGGCACGGGTGCCGGTGTGGTAATCGCTGGCTCTGGCCAGGGCAAACTGACCTCGCTGACCAAGTGCGACACGTTCGCCGTGACGATTCAGAACACTGGCAACACACCGTGGACACCTGGTACCGGTGCAGTCATGTCCGGAGCAAACGGTCCGGACTTCACAGCAATCGGCATGACGACACCAGCAACGATCCCAGCCGGCGGTTCGGGAATTCTGATGGTGCAATTCTGCCCGACGACTTCCGGCACTGAGACTGCGGAGATGTCCTTCCCGACCTCGAGCCCCGCGCCACTCAATGGCACAGTAACATTGAGTGCAATTGGCACCTCTGCTGGTGTGACAGAGCGGACGGAGCAGAACGGTTTCTCGCTCGGCGCAAGCTACCCGAACCCGACGAACGGCAAGGCCGACGTGATCGTGACGATGCCAAGCCAGGCAAAGGTAACGATTGCTCTTCTGAACCTTCAGGGCTCAGTTGTTCGGACCATCTACAACGGTGCGTTGAACACCGGAAACAATGTTGTCTCTCTCGACGCACGCGATCTGGCAAGTGGCACCTACTTCGTTGTCTTGACGAGTGGCGACATTCGTCTGACGCGAGAGATGATCCTGAGCAAATAGAATTCAACGATTCCATCGATACAAAGCCCCTCGGAAGAGGGGTTTTGTGTTTTGGTAATTATCTGAGCTTCAGTCTCGGCAGACAGCGGGGATTCTCCACCTATCAGGATTCGTCTACCTCGATTTAGGCTCGCGTTAGGCTCGCCGGGTGAATCTGCGATCTTGGCGCCGGAGCCATCTTGGCGCCGGAGAAGAATGTGCCCCGGACCATCCAGAATGGGGCTTTGTTTCTATGAGAACACATCCAAAATCCACATTTCGTGAAATTGCCGGAAAAGCCTGTTATATTTGTTTGATCTTAAGGAATTGGATGCGGTCAGGTTGCCGGAAACTCCCCTGCTGTCCGTTGTCCATTATTTCTTTCTTACATTTAATTTTGGGCATCTTATGAATACGTGGAATAGATTCATTCGTGCGAGCGCCAGCCTCCTCGCAACGGTTCTTGTTTCGGCTCTCTGCGCATCGAGCGCGATGTCGCAAGGAGTCTACACGACGGTGATGAGCACGCAAAGCTTCACATCGGCCTCGCCGAGCGGCTGGAGCATTGGTGGCGGGTTCTATTGGACTTCAAACGGCAACGGCGGCTCGAATGGCAGTTATTATATAGATATTTGGGGCTGTCAGCAAGGCCCTCTGAAAACTCCATCGTTCGATGTCAGTAGCTATGCCGCCACCGCCGATTCGGTGTGGGTCGATTTCGACTTCTTCTGGCAATACAACTGTTACGACAGCTACGGTTACGGCGATGATAATTTCAAGCTGATGGTCGGTTCCGATATTTTGCTGCAGGGTACACAAGCGACTCTCTACTCGTATTATAACACATCGGATTGCTCCTATAGCACCATTCAAACCAATTCCGCGTATTGGCATCATTACCACATTCTTATTCCCGTTGCTGACCGGACTTCCGGCATGGCGGTCGCGTTTACCCAGCAATGCGGTTGGGGATGCTCGGACTACGCAATTGACAATGTGTCGATCACCGGTTATGCACTGCCTCCGACGCAGCTTTCGCTGGAGCCGAAGAGCCTCAACTACGGAGGAGTCAGCAGCGGAAGTTCATTGACGCTGTATGACACCGCTTACTGCCTCGGCCCGGCTTCCATGAAGATCAATGGTTACGGGATCGCTGGAGCAGGTGCGAGCAGCTATTCAGTGGTGAGCGGCCCACCCGTTGGATCGATCATTCTTCCCGGGCAATACGGAGTCTATGGTATCCGGTTCGCGCCGATTTCATCCGGCAATTTGAACGGGACCTTCACCCTTTCGACGAATGGAAAAGATTCCGGCACGCAAGTGTGCCAGTTGAACGGTGTGGGCGCCGCTGCCGGCGTGCAATATTCTTTCCCATATAACGAGAGTTATCCCCCGAATAGTCTTTTCCATCACGTGGCCCGGCCACTGGGGGACTCGGCGACACAGTATTTTTATGTGGCGAGCACCGGTGTGGCCGGCTTGAACTTCAACTCGGTCTACTTCACCGGCCTGCAGGCCAATATGTATTCGATCATCCATTTACCACCGAGCCCATTGCCATCCGGTGTGACGGACTCGATCGGTGTGCGGTTCAAACCGTGGCTCGAAGGCCGCCCGGACGCGCAACTCATCGTCAATACCAACGCGATCAATAATCCATCGGATACTGTCTCCTTATGGGGCGCCGGCGTGCTGGCGCATTTGGTTATCACTCCGCAGGAGGGCCTGACGACCACCAATGGAGCAGGCACACTGCTCTTCGATTCGGTCGCAATCGGCGATTCGATCTGCAAATCCTTGACGCTGCACAATACGGGTTCGGACACGCTTCAAATCACCAATCAGGTTGTGACTTATGGCGATTATGATTTCACATTCTATCCGCTGACGGGATCCGATGTGACCCTCCCACCGGACGCCTCGAAGATTGTGAATGTTTGTTTCAAACCGATCAAGCAGGGTGCACGCTTCGCTTCGGTCCGGTTCTACACCAGCATTCCTAAGACGTATCCTGACAATCGGGACACAAGCCAGTTCCTGGTTAATGTTTCCGGTACCGGTGTACCGTACGGTATTCTCTCATTGGCCGGTACGGTACTGGATTCGGTACTGCTCGACAGCACAAAGTGTACTTCCGCGACGATCAAGAATGTTGGCTTGTCCTCGTTGGTTGTGACGACGGCGACGATTAGCGGTTCAACTAACTTCGCAGTGAGCACGACTCCGCCACTGCCGATCACACTCGGAGCAGGTCAATCGCAGCTCATTGATATTTGCTACACCCCAACGGCCCGCGGCCCGGAAGCCGCAACGCTCGTACTGACCGGCACGACGTCCGGCCGTCCCCTCACGCAGTCGCTGCCGCTCGAAGGCGTTGGCCTTGCAGCATGTTTGGATGCAGCGCCATCGCCGCTCGCTTTCGGCTCCGCCGCATACTCTGGAATGACGCTCGCCAATACTGAGAACGATACGTGCATCACAGTCACGAACTGTGGCGATGTACCGGAGACTTTCTCGGCGGCACTCAGCCCGGGTACCAGCAATGCCTATTCGTTGATTGCTCCATTCATCATTGGTCCGATTGCTCCGGGCGGGACTGGCACGCTGTGCGTCGCCTTTAAGCCGGACACGATCGGCATCATGCCCGGTTCGGTGATTGTCAGCGCAAGCGAGAAGTCGGCAACGGCCAAGACGCTTCCACTTGCCGGCACAGGTGCCGGTGTGGTGATCGCTGGCTCTGGCCAGGGCACGCTGACATCGCTGACCAAGTGCGACACGTTCGCCGTGACGATCGAGAACACGGGCAACACACCGTGGACACCTGGTACCGGCGCTGTCATGTCGGGACCAAACAGTCAGGACTTCACGGCAATCGGGACAACGACACCCGCGACCATCCCAGCCGGTGGCTCGGGAGTTCTGATGGTGCAGTTCTGCCCGACGACGTCTGGCAATGAAACGGCAGATATGTCATTCCCTACATCGAGCCCTGCGCCGTTATCAGGCACCGTGACTGTAAGCGCGATGGGAACATCCGCTGGCGTGACAGAGCGCACGGAGCAGAATGGCTTCTCGCTCGGCGCGAGCTATCCGAACCCGACGAACGGCAAGGCTGACGTGATCGTGACGCTTCCACAAGAGGCAAAGGTAACGATTGCTCTTCTGAACCTTCAGGGTTCAGTCGTACGGACCATCTACAATGGCGCATTGAACATGGGGAACAACGTTGTTTCTCTCGATGCACGCGATCTGGCAAGTGGCACGTACTTCGTTGTGTTGACGAGTGGTGACACTCGTCTGACGCGAGAGATGATCCTGAGCAAATAGAATTCAACGATTCCATCGATACAAAGCCCCTCGGAAGAGGGGTTTTGTGTTTTCGATCACAATTTCGCGATCACTATACCGGCCGCGACAGAGACGAGGATGGCCAGGACCTGATCGTACCAGTTTCGTTTGTCGGTCGATACAATCCGGATGGTATCTTCGCGCGAATAGAATGTATCGCGGGCCATGTATGGAATGTCGATTGACTTTCGCCGTGTGCCCAAACCCACTGCGACGGAAAACATGTTATGCGCAAAACACACGGACAGTGTGTCGGGCGCGATCTGCGACGTGTCCGCTATTAGTAAGGTGTCGAGGCAGCGTTCGGTACAGACACTATCGTGAATGGTGATCGGACGCATCCGATTGACTTTTGCCTGAAGATGGATTGGGGCAACAGAAACACCGATGAGACCATGTGCCGTATCCAATCGGAGTCGGATTATCTGGGACTCATGCGTCATGCGTGACTCATCGGTCCCATTGGGAGCATTCCATAACAGCCCGAGCAGAAACGCCGCGATCGGCCCAAGGACTGCCCATTGCCACTTCATGTGGATCATGGTGTTTCCTCCGCGAAGCTCTTTGTATAGGCCTGCCATGCCAAACAGACGCGATAAACATAGCGCGCGTTCAGGAAGGCGCCGCGCCGTGGACCTTCGCGCGCCCTTCGAGCAGAGCCCTGATTATAGGCGGATATTGCTGCAAGCGTGTCGCGCGGATACCGCCCGAGAAGATGCGCCAGCAATCGGGCGCCATGCTCGATCGCATTCGCCGGTAGATACAGTTCGGCAAGGTATGGGGCATCGAAGCCTTGCTCGCGAGCTGTCTCGCCCATGACCTGCATGAGGCCATACGAGCGCGACCGATCGGCGAATTCTGTTGCAGAGTTCGGGCCGACACGATGTGTTCGGACCCAACTTATAGCAGCATGGTGCACGCGGCGTGATGTGGCATAGCGTGGCTCATGTCGCGTGGCCCATTGCTCGAACCGCGACTCTTCCTGAATCACAGCCGCTATGAGTGCCGGCTGGAGATGGTATCGCGCCGCCGCTCGGAGGATCTCGTTGCGGTAGGGAATCAGCAATGGCTCGACGGCCGAAGTGGAATCCCGGAGCGCAATCGCATCGATCGTGCGCGCGATGAGCGCAGGAGTAGAGAGATGAAGGATAATGAGAAAGATCATTGGTCTTCAGAAAGGGACTTCGGTGGACGAGGCAGACAGGTTGCGTGACCGCTTCTGTCCATCGAGTCCATCGTTAACTATGTATTTGTCAGTGCATCCGAAATCGCCGCCGCGAGCCGGAAGCAAAGTTGCAGCATTCCATTTTGCTCATGCGCTTCGATCAGGGAAACCGATGCAGACACGTAGCCGCCTTGTCCGTAACGGGTGAACTTGGCTTCGTGATAGGTCGCAGTTTTGTAGAGCATCAGGAATGTGAGAAGCGAAGCCTCGGAGGCTAGCGGGATCGGTGCGCAATTCGCGCGAAGGATGAGATAGCTATCCTCTGTCGATGCGCCGGGACAACCACAAGGCGTCACAGCTTGAGGTGCCGTTTCGAGTGTTGTCGAGCTGATCGGCATTGATCCGGCGGCGAGCCCTGGAAATGCGCCCGTCAAAGAAGGTACTGTGCTCCACGGATCACTGGCTGAATTCCGATAACGGAGGTAGAGTGGTATCATGGGTTTGGG
The window above is part of the Bacteroidota bacterium genome. Proteins encoded here:
- a CDS encoding DUF2127 domain-containing protein: MSTPRNPSKAPRRDRGEILIGIFKLLKAILVLALAFGALSLVHRDVQEVLAHRFEQLGVDPGNRYIHHLLVQAGLASPGRIKVFTAGFFFYGAIFAIEGVGLLLAKRWAEYFTAIVTGSFLPWEIYSISRHPDNLKAIVIALNIATVIYLIVRIRKPLKHE
- the ssb gene encoding single-stranded DNA-binding protein, which gives rise to MAGRSLNKVMLMGHAGKDTEIAYSGAGMAIAKFSLATNDRRKDKASGEWVDHTEWHNIVAFDKLAETCNQYVKKGKQVYVEGKISTRKYEQDGQTKYFTEIIANDLILLGGQGGPNAAMSTPATSNYRAPAASNSAPEPDYEPASAPADDLPF
- a CDS encoding S8 family peptidase, translating into MRNTLSILLIVLASAGTVNAQPTGEVPHLIRVLVRPQAIAPLRAAFAMHRVREHDIQQIILHESDSIGSLLGLPPTIHITRFAPFAAQHSAVFEDIRERLNPGLFHGSDASVRANPLNDLAIAEDKLSRWFTLEFSNDISPERVILYAHKSSLIELSEPVFVRKHNALTNDPLLDSQYYLKVTHTLAAWGIQQCDSTMVVASIDGGVSLDHEDLAAAIWHNSGEMGTDAQGNDKSSNGIDDDSDGFVDDWQGWDFSGFFGSSSSNHPTSESDHAHIVAGILAAVGNNNIGIAGEAFGARLMVIKAESNFPCQDEINSGFQGILYAVDHGAKVISCSWGSSGRSQADQDVIDYAYFKNACVVCSAGNNGTLAENYPSSFDHAFAVTALASDGSVKNYANSSTHVAVGAPGDSILSTLYPDLAARCPLDLCGSSSDTDASGYGEMCGTSMSAPQAAGALALIRQHWPNATNRWAMERLRATCDPILLDPHPGFNGRGMMNVYRALSDAHAYSLRLERAQKLDTIRQWIVSGESAQYRLVLKNYLDSLPDANVTLQLLDVQGNPLPNGGHFALDKQTIGPMSSMGPMDSSIVTISITADSTTPPQTDLLVRLWLSDSSVGYTGDYDYFVVHANPGYATVHNNLAVTITDNGAIGFRDATLDQHGDGFRWMNAPSQIRVDGRDVLLGGGLIIASDSSHVVDAIGGFNSGGDGATFTPIQPLSQQTKDTGDFVFGSFSDSIADASQRVGVRVNEECYAEPGAAANGVILAYSMARTDIPSSFTHLDAGIYMDWDIGEFGLRDSTWFDARDSIFYTQRNEPGYATVAMKIAEVFPIGSPIRHYALNNSYDTGRSVSGVFSQALKWDLFQQNNVRAGQGDVAVLLGANLDFTGGETSIVYGMALGVNAADARKNLQLTIGRWNGTLDVKPGSRTGSGIEVWPSPATQRVRVELRDLPAGLPLSIRASDMLGRVVLRTSVANGDEIDLSHIPSGLLAIEVSGQGTSLTRIIIKQ
- a CDS encoding (2Fe-2S) ferredoxin domain-containing protein, which gives rise to MRFDYHIFICENVRGEDDPKGCCAQKGSPLIRAALKDEIKRRGLRGKVRANQSGCLDACEFGPSMVVYPEGIWYGGVKPEDVPEIIEQHIIGGKPVERLRIAKYREFEHE